The region GTTTATGTACTTTAAGGCCAGAATTATTTCTGAAAGCTTTACCACACTCATCACACCCAAAGGGTTTTTCCCTGGTATGAATCCTTTTATGCTGTTCAAGGGCAGAGCTGTAGTTGAAGGATTTCTCACAATAGCTACATTTATAGGGCTTCTCCCCAAGGTGGATTCCTTTGTGATTTTTAAGGCTAGAGCGTGAGATATAGGCTTTCCCACACACATCACACTTATATGGTTTTTCCCCAGTATGAAGCCTCCTGTGGACTTTGAGGCCTGCATTGTTTCTGAACGTTTtcccacacacatcacatacgTAAGGTCTCTCTCCGGTATGAATAGTTCTATGTTGAAGAAGAAGTGAGTTATAACTAAAGGATTTCCCACACTCCTTACATTCATGGGCTTTCTTCCCAGGGTGAATGCTTTTATGGACTGCAAGGCCTGAGCTATAGCTGAATGCTTTGCCACAGACatcacatttgtaaggtttctctcctgtgtggatCCTTTTATGCACTATGAGGCCTGAGCTGTTCCTGAAAGCCTTCCCACATTCATcacattcataaggtttctctccagtgtggatgACTTTATGCTGAATGAGAAGAGAGCTATAATTAAAAGATTTCTCACACTCATCACATTTATAGGGTTTATCTCCAAAGTGGATGCTTTTATGGTTGAGAAGTGTTCTACAAGTAATGAAGGCCTTCCCACACTCATCACATTCGTAAGGTTTCTCACCCGTGTGGATCCTTTTGTGGACCCTAAGGCCAGAGCTATTACTGAAGGTTTTCCCACAGATGTCGCATTCATAGGGCTTCTCCCCCGTGTGGATCCTTTTGTGGACTCTGAGCCCAGAGCTGTTCCTGAAGGCCTTCCCACACTCACCACATTCATAGGGCTTCTCCCCAGTGTGGATCCTTTTATGCTGGTCCAGAACAGAGCTATAATTAAAGGATTTTCCACATTCATCACATTTACAGTTCTTCTCCCCAGAATGGGTGCTTTTGTGGTTTATAAGGCTGGAGTAGGACATgtaggctttcccacattcctcaCACTTGTACGGCTTCTCCCCAGTGTGGATCCGTTTGTGGACCCGAAGGCTCGAGCTGCTCCGGAAAGTCCCTCCACAGTCATCACATTCA is a window of Pongo pygmaeus isolate AG05252 chromosome 4, NHGRI_mPonPyg2-v2.0_pri, whole genome shotgun sequence DNA encoding:
- the ZFP62 gene encoding zinc finger protein 62 homolog isoform X10, with translation MPESKVGDACVWDSKVENQQKKPVENRMKEDKSSIREAISKAKSTANIKTEQEGKASEKTLHLSPQHITHQTMPIGQRGSEQGKRVENINGTSYPSLQQKTSAVKKLHKCDECGKSFKYNSRLVQHKIMHTGEKRYECDDCGGTFRSSSSLRVHKRIHTGEKPYKCEECGKAYMSYSSLINHKSTHSGEKNCKCDECGKSFNYSSVLDQHKRIHTGEKPYECGECGKAFRNSSGLRVHKRIHTGEKPYECDICGKTFSNSSGLRVHKRIHTGEKPYECDECGKAFITCRTLLNHKSIHFGDKPYKCDECEKSFNYSSLLIQHKVIHTGEKPYECDECGKAFRNSSGLIVHKRIHTGEKPYKCDVCGKAFSYSSGLAVHKSIHPGKKAHECKECGKSFSYNSLLLQHRTIHTGERPYVCDVCGKTFRNNAGLKVHRRLHTGEKPYKCDVCGKAYISRSSLKNHKGIHLGEKPYKCSYCEKSFNYSSALEQHKRIHTREKPFGCDECGKAFRNNSGLKVHKRIHTGERPYKCEECGKAYISLSSLINHKSVHPGEKPFKCDECEKAFITYRTLINHKKVHLGEKPYKCDVCEKSFNYTSLLSQHKRVHTREKPYECDRCEKVFRNNSSLKVHKRIHTGERPYECDVCGKAYISHSSLINHKSTHPGKTPHTCDECGKAFFSSRTLISHKRVHLGEKPFKCVECGKSFSYSSLLSQHKRIHTGEKPYVCDRCGKAFRNSSGLTVHKRIHTVSDELP